One genomic window of Elaeis guineensis isolate ETL-2024a chromosome 2, EG11, whole genome shotgun sequence includes the following:
- the LOC105039856 gene encoding uncharacterized protein codes for MDSQLLEINLISAQSLKPPFRLRHVQAYAVAWVEPAFKVRTLVDRTGGENPTWNDKFIFRVPSGFLANDSTSTVAVEIYAAAGRILPDPLLGTVRLLVGNLRLLSRRRDCPAFDAVGIRRPSGRFHGVLNVGATILRCVSLVAAKVLATCPAVSYRDLMGKEASKIRRFPATPAAAARRVDPTAGKDPAPKEWNGGKGSADCEDEEERSDGGVVLCGPCFLGLPRRIHLSPSDQNLKLSWTEEKPADDGRP; via the coding sequence ATGGACTCCCAACTACTGGAGATCAACCTGATCTCAGCCCAGAGCCTCAAGCCGCCGTTCCGCCTCCGCCACGTCCAGGCCTACGCCGTCGCCTGGGTGGAGCCCGCCTTCAAGGTCCGCACCCTCGTCGACCGCACCGGCGGCGAGAACCCCACCTGGAACGACAAGTTCATCTTCCGCGTTCCCTCTGGCTTCCTCGCCAACGACTCCACCTCCACCGTCGCCGTCGAGATCTACGCCGCCGCCGGTCGGATCCTTCCCGACCCCCTCCTCGGCACCGTCCGCCTCCTCGTCGGCAACCTCCGCCTCCTCTCCCGCCGCCGCGATTGCCCCGCCTTCGACGCCGTCGGCATTCGCCGCCCCTCCGGCCGCTTCCACGGCGTCCTTAACGTCGGCGCCACGATTCTCCGCTGCGTCTCTCTTGTGGCCGCCAAGGTCCTCGCCACCTGCCCCGCCGTCAGCTACCGCGACCTCATGGGGAAGGAGGCCTCCAAGATCCGGCGCTTCCCAGCGACTCCGGCGGCGGCGGCCAGGCGTGTGGATCCCACCGCCGGCAAGGATCCGGCGCCCAAGGAATGGAACGGGGGGAAGGGATCAGCGGACTGCGAGGATGAGGAGGAGAGATCGGACGGCGGGGTCGTGCTGTGCGGGCCCTGCTTCCTGGGGTTGCCGAGGCGGATCCATCTGAGCCCATCGGATCAGAACCTTAAGCTTTCGTGGACGGAGGAGAAACCTGCCGATGATGGACGGCCCTGA